In Chrysoperla carnea chromosome 2, inChrCarn1.1, whole genome shotgun sequence, the following proteins share a genomic window:
- the LOC123293975 gene encoding transient receptor potential protein yields MSSRITESREDLLVGSEEIRKSRQSIQSNFIEHVLTPVEKTFLLHAERGDCATVRKLIEDHKDQTEILDINCVDPLNRSALISAIENENIELIKILLEAGIQVKDSLLHAIKEEYVEAVEILLRWEEENHQPGTPYSWEAIDRSAATFTADITPLILAAHKNNYEIIKILLDRGATLPMPHDVKCGCDECVTSSETDSLCHSQSRINAYRALTASSLIALSSKDPLLTAFELSWELRRLSRMETEFRKEYNELRANSQQFATSLLDHARTSYELEIMLNFDTIGDNWDPGERQTLERLKMAIKYKQKHFVAHPNVQQLLASIWYEGLPGFRRKTIVGQLFQVAQLAAMFPIYSTIYMMAPYSKYGRFMKKPFVKFICHSSSYCFFLMLLGIASQRLEILVLEWFGTDWMQAIVEDWKRKERGAGPGFAECGVILYMISLIWGEIRALWTGGIAEYMEDLWNIVDCMTNFFYVAWLVLRIYSYYTVQMDDAMGKNPWIPREQWEPFDPMLLSEGAFAAGMIFSFLKLVHIFSVNPHLGPLQISLGRMIIDILKFFFIYTLVLFAFGCGLNQLLWYYANIEKNKCYHLPNGLPDYDQNEKACSIWRRYANLFETSQSLFWASFGLVDLMNFELTGIKEFTRFWALLMFGSYSVINIIVLLNMLIAMMSNSYQIISERADTEWKFARSKLWMSYFEEGDTVPPPFNIFPTPKTFYKLCRRNKRQSKSFMNKSRERAEERHATVMRLLVRRYVTAEQRKRDDYGITEDDVMEIRQDISTLRYELIDILRQNGMRTPVLNVGESTIAGKKGRIMERRLLKDFTIGTVEGVQNIISSTKEPRDVFSQIAKAIGKRASSKNKSEEWNTIVRQSTIVRDPIGSTTEAAFRNSRHSLKRYIASNTNNVAIDQNKLLEYNPRLVEVPPTARLAYAKFMKAKLKQDEATKQIIEDVVKVEKQLSRDNSQDHHHSRGSSLKSLIALKGLLQESLEIQSDELSEVEKKEIILSPSPILEADEEAEARSLYNRRSLAQSPDMLDQKTPVKIVEDTKIDIEESEAARLEEEEVQKDLLVMEKEDFTPSLPPVVVTTSSPPAVRTPTPTSTRSPTPSIRSPTPTLSPQSPTPKPSSPSTKSPSPKPTTSSTPQSPPRKVTYSTDGKSKISGMKRTGWL; encoded by the exons atgtctagTCGTATTACTGAATCACGTGAAGATTTATTAGTTGGTTCTGAAGAAATTCGTAAATCACGGCAATCGATACAATCCAATTTTATCGAACATGTTTTAACGCCtgtggaaaaaacatttttattgcatGCTGAACGGGGTGATTGTGCAACAGTTCGAAA attgATCGAAGATCATAAAGATCAAACGGAGATATTAGATATTAACTGTGTGGACCCACTCAATCGTTCCGCATTAATTTCTGCcatcgaaaatgaaaatattgaacttATCAAAATTCTACTTGAAGCCGGTATTCAAGTTAAG GATTCACTTTTACATGCCATAAAAGAGGAATATGTCGAAGCAGTAGAAATTCTATTACGATGGGAAGAAGAAAATCATCAACCAGGAACTCCTTAC AGTTGGGAGGCAATTGATAGATCAGCTGCAACATTTACGGCCGATATAACACCGTTAATTTTAGctgcacataaaaataattatgaaattatcaaaattcttTTGGATCGTGGAGCAACTTTACCAATGCCACATGATGTAAA atgtgGTTGCGATGAATGTGTAACGTCCAGCGAAACAGATTCTTTATGTCATTCGCAATCTAGAATTAATGCATATCGAGCATTAACTGCATCATCGTTAATTGCTCTATCCTCGAAAGATCCACTTTTAACAGCATTTGAACTATCTTGGGAATTACGTAGATTAAGTCGAATGGAAACAGAATTTCGAAAAGAATACAAT gaACTTCGTGCAAATTCACAACAATTCGCCACAAGTCTTCTAGATCATGCACGAACCTCATACGAACTagaaattatgttaaattttgatacaatCGGTGATAATTGGGATCCGGGTGAACGACAAACATTAGAACGATTAAAAATGGCTATCAAATATAAGCAGAAACATTTCGTGGCACATCCAAATGTTCAACAATTATTAGCATCAATTTGGTATGAAGGTTTACCGGGATTTCGTCGTAAAACAATAGTTGGACAATTATTTCAAGTTGCTCAATTAGCTGCAATGTTTCCAATTTATTCGACCATTTATATGATGGCACCATACTCGAAATATGGTCGATTTATGAAGAAaccatttgtaaaatttatttgtcattCATCGTCATATTGTTTCTTTTTGA tGTTATTGGGTATCGCCTCACAACGGTTAGAAATTTTGGTCTTAGAATGGTTTGGAACTGATTGGATGCAAGCGATAGTTGAGGATTGGAAAAGAAAAGAGCGTGGAGCTGGACCGGGTTTTGCAGAATGTGGTGTCATTTTATATATGATAA GTTTAATTTGGGGAGAAATACGTGCCTTATGGACTGGTGGAATAGCGGAATACATGGAAGATTTATGGAATATAGTGGATtgtatgacaaattttttctatGTTGCATGGCTTGTTTTAAGGATCTATTCATATTACACAGTTCAG aTGGATGATGCCATGGGTAAAAATCCATGGATACCACGTGAACAATGGGAACCATTCGATCCAATGTTACTATCGGAAGGTGCATTTGCAGCGGGAATGATATTTAGTTTTCTAAAGTTAGTTCATATATTCAGTGTGAACCCACATTTAGGACCATTACAAATATCATTAGGTCGTATGattatcgatattttaaaattctttttcatttaTACACTGGTCTTGTTCGCTTTTGGTTGTG GTTTAAATCAATTGCTTTGGTATTAtgcaaatattgaaaaaaataaatgctaTCATTTGCCAAATGGATTACCGGATTACGACCAGAATGAAAAAGCCTGTTCAATATGGCGTCGCTATGCAAa tTTATTTGAAACATCACAATCTTTATTTTGGGCAAGTTTTGGTTTAGttgatttaatgaattttgaattaacTGGCATCAAAGAATTTACACGATTTTGGGCTCTGTTAATGTTTGGATCATAttctgttataaatattattgtattacttAACATGTTAATTGCTATGATGTCAAAttcttatcaaattatttcg GAACGTGCTGATACAGAATGGAAATTCGCTCGAAGTAAATTATGGATGAGCTATTTTGAAGAGGGTGATACGGTACCCCCTCCATTTAATATATTTCCAACGCCAAAAACATTCTATAAACTATGTCGTCGAAATAAACGTCAATCTAAATCATTTATG aataaatcTCGAGAACGGGCAGAAGAACGTCATGCAACGGTAATGCGTTTATTGGTAAGACGTTATGTTACCGCTGAACAACGGAAACGTGATGATTATGGTATTACAGAAGATGATGTCATGGAAATACGTCAGGATATATCTACGTTACGTTACGAGCTCATTGATATTTTACGGCAGAATGGAATGCGAACACCAGTTTTAAATGTGGGAGAGTCAACAA ttgCTGGGAAGAAAGGTCGTATAATGGAACGCCGTTTATTAAAAGACTTCACAATTGGAACTGTGGAAGgagttcaaaatataataagttcAACAAAAGAGCCCCGTGATGTATTCAGTCAAATTGCTAAAGCGATTGGAAAAAGGGCTAGCTC GAAAAATAAATCTGAAGAATGGAATACTATTGTACGCCAAAGTACCATAGTTCGAGATCCAATTGGATCAACGACTGAGGCAGCTTTTAGAAATTCACGTCACAGTTTAAAACGATATATTGCATCGAATACAAATAATGTGGCAATCgatcaaaacaaattattgg aatataatcCCAGATTGGTTGAAGTACCACCAACTGCTCGATTAGCTTATGCTAAGTTCAtgaaagcaaaactaaaacagGATGAAGCAACGAAACAGATAATCGAAGATGTTGTTAAGGTTGAAAAGCAATTGTCACGTGACAATAGTCAAGATCACCATCATTCGCGAGGTAGCTCTCTTAAGAGTTTGATTGCCCTCAAAG gTTTACTGCAGGAATCATTGGAAATACAATCAGACGAACTTAGCGAAGTTGagaaaaaagaaatcattttatcaCCATCTCCGATACTCGAGGCTGACGAAGAGGCTGAAGCTCGATCTCTATATAATCGGCGAAGTTTAGCGCAATCTCCAGATATGTTAGATCAAAAAACACCAGTCAAAATCGTTgaagatacaaaaattgatattgaaGAGAGTGAAGCAGCGAGACTTGAAGAAGAAGAAGTACAAAAGGATTTATTGGTTATGGAAAAGGAGGATTTTACACCGTCATTACCTCCCGTAGTTGTAACAACTAGTTCTCCGCCGGCTGTAAGAACACCGACACCTACATCAACTAGGTCTCCAACACCAAGTATTCGGTCACCAACACCAACTCTTAGTCCACAATCACCTACTCCTAAACCATCTTCACCTTCCACGAAAAGTCCATCCCCGAAACCCACCACCAGTTCAACTCCACAATCACCGCCACGAAAAGTAACTTATAGTACCGatggaaaatcaaaaatttctggAATGAAACGAACAGGGTGGCTTTAA
- the LOC123293974 gene encoding transient-receptor-potential-like protein: protein MKSNYELPTLPKPLTYEEKKYLLAVERGDIANVRRILQQAHRTHHIDMNCVDSLGRGALTIAINGENMEMVELLVILGVETKDALLHAINDEFVEAVELLLEHEEIIHKEGELYSWQKVDSNISTFSPDITPLVLAAHKNNYEIIKILLDRGATLPMPHDIKCGCDDCIRISTEDSLRHSLSRVNEYRALSSPSLMALSSSDPILTAFQLSWELRTLAFAEQECKSDYLELRMQCQQFAVDLLDQSRSSQELAIILNHDPDELPFEDGDHMKLARLEQAINYKQKKFVAHPNIQQLLASIWYEGVPGFRRKTSIQKLMICIRVALFFPMYCTLYIFAPNTPTAKLMRKPFMKFLIHASAYLFFLLILILVSLRAEVHIIQMFGTESMKIWLDEQLKRQRGQGPTYLELLVVVYVLGFIWEETTEIFLEGMQAYLRNMWNFIDFTRNSVYVGTAILRIVAYIQQMYEVAEDPSHRYIPRENWDAFDPQLIAEGLFAAANILSALKLVHLFSINPHLGPLQISLGRMVIDIVKFFFIYSLVLFAFACGLNQLLWYYAEMEKKKCYHLPGGLPDWDNNGDSCMKWRYFANVFEASQSLFWASFGMVGLESFELAGIKSYTRFWGLLMFGSYSVINVIVLLNLLIAMMSNSYAIIEEHSDTEWKFARTRLWMSYFEESATLPPPFNIMPTPKLMFKMLGLRKKDKLKQMSSKVNFRKTGRFKREGKEKERDIRYTAVMRALVWRYVSAMHRKMEEDVVTEDDINEVKGDISAMRYELLEVFERNGMDISSSEKKEKTVLGRNQKVWERRLMKDFQVAPISAMEEETPAEAEDNPLSKFRRIARLAVNTSSSYKWGQVVEGAVCQSSQIGRCHNREAYKNQQNLQRAMEEARKLVLKSPLPGMSRAASPTDLPVDSGENLMSLLKDISADTGGRFTPTPLSKTPTPSEGKSLGISGSKSPALGLSALTTQLKEKSPAPTPRGPTPTPSGKISKTPIVSRSPSPQKDDDTTSPPEIASPVPSIASPPPLISIDSPPLKPEDIPSIASPTGDETPLIPIRRTDGDSPPKVIKRKAPGIETSVSRPAAPEIPPQSTPGAIPPPPAKVKTRPPTPQPAEPTPEPSRIQSPIPVVKVTEPEPATPSEEESTSAMISVPSTESLIKKDEEEEKAASPEPLRPVRKIEDVSTIKRQPKTGWL, encoded by the exons AATACTTCAACAAGCCCATCGCACACATCATATTGATATGAATTGCGTGGATAGTTTGGGTCGAGGAGCATTAACAATCGCTATAAATGGTGAAAATATGGAAATGGTTGAATTGCTGGTTATTTTGGGTGTGGAAACAAAAGATGCATTGCTACATGCAATCAACGATGAATTTGTGGAAGCTGTTGAATTACTTTTAGAGCATGAAGAAATTATTCATAAAGAAGGCGAACTTTAT AGTTGGCAAAAAGTGGATAGCAACATCTCAACATTTTCACCAGATATTACACCGTTAGTTTTGGCAgcccataaaaataattacgaaattataaaaattcttttggaTCGTGGAGCAACTCTACCAATGCCTCATGATatcaa aTGTGGCTGTGATGATTGTATCCGAATATCAACTGAAGATTCATTACGCCATTCTTTGTCCCGTGTCAATGAATATCGGGCACTATCTAGTCCGTCGTTAATGGCATTGTCATCCAGTGATCCAATTTTAACAGCGTTTCAATTGTCCTGGGAATTACGTACTTTAGCGTTTGCAGAACAG GAATGTAAAAGTGATTATTTAGAATTACGTATGCAATGTCAACAGTTTGCTGTCGATTTACTAGATCAATCTCGAAGCTCACAAGAATTGGCGATTATTTTAAACCATGATCCGGATGAATTACCATTCGAGGATGGTGATCATATGAAATTAGCTCGACTTGAACAGGCCATCAATTATAAACAGAAAAAG TTTGTTGCTCATCCAAATATTCAACAACTATTGGCATCAATTTGGTATGAAGGTGTACCAGGTTTTCGACGAAAAacttcaattcaaaaattaatgatatgcATACGTGTGGCATTATTCTTTCCAATGTATTGTACTTTGTACATTTTTGCACCGAATACGCCAACTGCAAAATTAATGCGAAAaccatttatgaaatttttaattcacgcttcagcttatttatttttcttat taATTCTAATTTTGGTATCTCTTCGAGCTGAAGTTCACATTATACAAATGTTTGGCACTGAATCTATGAAAATATGGCTGGACGAACAATTAAAAAGACAAAGAGGACAAGGACCAACATATTTAGAACTGCTGGTCGTGGTGTATGTGTTAG GATTCATTTGGGAAGAGACGACTGAAATATTCTTAGAAGGAATGCAAGCCTATCTACGAAATATGtggaattttattgattttaccaGAAATTCTGTGTACGTTGGAACAGCAATATTAAGAATAGTGGCATACATTCAACAAATGTATGAAGTAGCCGAAGATCCATCACATCGTTATATTCCACGTGAAAATTGGGATGCATTTGATCCACAATTAATTGCTGAAGGTTTATTTGCTGCAGCCAATATTTTGAGTGCATTGAAATTGGTTCATCTATTCTCAATAAATCCACATTTAGGACCACTGCAAATTTCGTTAGGTCGAATGGTTATCGATATTGTGAAATTCTTCTTTATCTATAGTCTGGTATTGTTTGCATTTGCTTGTG GTTTGAACCAATTGCTTTGGTATTATGCTGAAatggaaaagaaaaaatgttaccatttacCAGGAGGTCTTCCTGATTGGGATAATAACGGAGATTCTTGTATGAAATGGAGATATTTTGCCAA tgtttttgaaGCATCACAATCATTGTTTTGGGCCAGTTTCGGTATGGTGGGCTTAGAAAGTTTTGAATTAGCTGGTATTAAATCATACACACGATTTTGGGGCTTATTAATGTTCGGTTCATACTCGGTGATTAACGTAATTGTTCTGTTGAACTTACTCATCGCTATGATGTCCAACTCGTATGCAATTATTGAA gaACATTCTGATACTGAATGGAAATTTGCACGAACACGATTATGGATGAGCTATTTTGAAGAAAGTGCCACTTTACCCCCACCATTTAATATAATGCCTACaccaaaattaatgtttaaaatgttggGATTACGTaagaaagataaattaaaacaaatgtcATCGAAGGTAAACTTTCGTAAAACGGGAAGATTT AAACGAGAAGGTAAAGAAAAAGAACGTGATATTCGATATACAGCTGTAATGCGAGCTTTAGTTTGGCGGTATGTTTCTGCTATGCATCGTAAGATGGAAGAAGATGTTGTCACTGAAGACGATATTAATGAAGTTAAAGGAGATATTTCAGCAATGCGATATGAACTTTTGGAAGTATTTGAACGCAATGGCATGGATATATCTAGTTcggaaaagaaagaaaaaa CTGTTTTGGGTAGAAATCAGAAAGTATGGGAACGACGATTAATGAAAGATTTCCAAGTCGCACCAATCTCAGCCATGGAAGAAGAAACACCAGCTGAGGCTGAAGATAATCCGCTTTCAAA ATTCCGAAGAATTGCACGACTTGCAGTCAACACTTCCAGTTCTTATAAATGGGGTCAAGTTGTCGAAGGAGCAGTTTGTCAGTC ttcaCAAATTGGACGATGTCACAATCGCGAAGCTtacaaaaatcaacaaaatcttCAACGAGCAATGGAAGAAGCTCGAAAATTGGTACTTAAAAGTCCATTACCCGGAATGTCTCGAGCTGCGTCTCCAACTGATTTGCCTGTGGATAGTGGTGAAAATTTAATGAGTCTCTTAAAAGATATTTCTGCAGATACTGGGGGACGGTTTACTCCAACACCGTTGTCCAAAACACCAACACCAAGTGAAG gaAAATCTTTAGGAATAAGTGGATCAAAATCTCCAGCATTAGGTCTTTCAGCGTTGACAACacaattgaaagaaaaatcacCGGCTCCGACACCCCGTGGGCCAACTCCGACTCCATCAGGAAAAATATCGAAAACACCAATTGTCTCCAGAAGTCCATCACCTCAAAAAGACGATGATACTACATCCCCACCAGAAATTGCATCACCCGTGCCATCAATAGCATCTCCACCACCTCTTATATCAATTGATAGTCCACCGTTGAAACCTGAAGATATTCCTTCAATTGCTTCCCCAACAG gtgATGAAACACCATTAATACCAATTCGTCGAACCGATGGAGATTCTCCACCCAAAGTGATCAAACGTAAAGCGCCTGGAATAGAAACATCTGTTAGTCGACCAGCCGCTCCAGAAATTCCACCACAATCTACACCAGGAGCGATTCCTCCACCACCAGCTAAAGTCAAAACACGACCTCCGACACCGCAGCCAGCAGAACCAACACCt GAACCATCACGAATTCAATCTCCAATTCCTGTAGTTAAAGTAACGGAACCAGAACCGGCAACGCCAAGTGAAGAAGAGAGTACATCAGCTATGATATCAGTACCAAGTACAGAATCATTAATCAAGAAAgatgaagaagaagaaaaagCAGCTTCACCAGAACCATTGCGACCAGTTCGTAAAATTGAGGATGTTAGTACGATTAAACGTCAACCTAAAACCGGATGGttataa